One bacterium genomic region harbors:
- a CDS encoding DsbA family protein yields the protein MKYQKLYTLFLFLIVFAFQLTACAQDQPKAETAAKPSMTHEQIATYIRKAFNVPANVTITVKENAESKAIPGTYAVNVEFKGERGSQTQEAWITKENMLVIGRVMDMSVDPYKKNQEKIVLGTNVPVTGAQDAKVTIVEYSDFQCPYCSNAHVTVKDMLKQYEGKVKVAYKHLPLTNIHNWAEEAAIASVCVHKQKPETFWKLSDYYFTNQKTITKETLGAKLQEFSTQEGLNHEELKKCMADPVSKQQVTADTTEAGSLGLSSTPSFFVNGRMVVGAIPADQFKQIIDEALTTQ from the coding sequence ATGAAGTATCAAAAGTTGTACACACTTTTTCTGTTTCTTATTGTTTTCGCATTTCAGCTTACGGCGTGCGCGCAGGACCAACCGAAAGCTGAAACAGCGGCAAAGCCTTCCATGACCCATGAACAAATCGCGACCTACATTCGCAAAGCTTTTAATGTGCCTGCCAATGTGACCATTACCGTAAAGGAAAATGCCGAATCGAAAGCGATTCCCGGCACTTACGCAGTCAATGTGGAATTCAAAGGAGAGAGAGGCAGCCAGACTCAAGAAGCGTGGATCACAAAAGAGAACATGCTTGTTATCGGACGCGTAATGGACATGTCGGTTGATCCGTACAAAAAGAACCAGGAAAAAATTGTATTGGGAACAAATGTTCCGGTAACAGGCGCGCAGGACGCAAAAGTCACCATCGTTGAATATTCCGATTTCCAGTGCCCTTATTGCAGCAATGCGCACGTAACGGTGAAGGATATGCTGAAACAATATGAGGGGAAAGTGAAGGTCGCTTACAAGCATCTTCCTCTAACCAACATTCACAATTGGGCCGAAGAAGCTGCCATTGCTTCAGTATGCGTTCACAAACAGAAACCGGAGACATTCTGGAAACTTTCCGATTATTACTTTACAAATCAGAAAACGATTACCAAAGAAACCCTCGGCGCCAAACTGCAAGAATTTTCGACGCAGGAAGGCTTGAATCATGAAGAGCTAAAAAAATGCATGGCGGATCCTGTGTCCAAACAGCAAGTGACCGCCGATACGACAGAAGCTGGAAGTCTTGGTTTGAGCTCTACACCTTCTTTCTTTGTAAACGGCCGAATGGTAGTCGGAGCGATTCCAGCGGATCAGTTCAAGCAAATCATTGATGAGGCCTTAACGACCCAGTAA
- a CDS encoding cation diffusion facilitator family transporter, translating into MSSSDLPLPPPQKGGGEGRDIPVLRNALILTSLFFVVEAIAGFVTNSLSLLSDAGHMLSDILALLVCLYAANMARRAPTAEKSYGYYRTEVLAALFNGLVLFLMIGFIYYEAMFRIFQPVAVSSAGVIAVGGAGLVVNLLSAWMLHGHDDLNVRGAYYHVIMDALSSLGALIAGILIYVTGWPVFDPLLSFLIGALVLFSAWSLIRDSINILMEAVPKHLNLTRIREEVKRLNGVQNIHDLHIWSIGSKEHAVSAHLVVNPGCDPIDVRTRVEDLLRRAFHLEHTTLQVEVQEDCIEPHE; encoded by the coding sequence ATGTCAAGTTCCGATCTGCCGCTTCCCCCTCCCCAAAAAGGAGGGGGAGAGGGGCGGGATATTCCTGTTTTAAGAAACGCTCTTATTCTCACCTCTCTCTTTTTCGTTGTTGAAGCCATTGCAGGATTTGTTACAAACAGTCTCTCCCTGCTTTCGGATGCCGGCCACATGCTTTCGGATATTCTTGCGTTGCTTGTCTGTTTGTATGCCGCAAACATGGCACGACGCGCTCCAACTGCCGAAAAAAGTTATGGCTATTACCGCACAGAGGTATTAGCAGCTCTATTTAATGGTCTGGTTCTTTTCTTAATGATCGGATTCATTTACTACGAAGCGATGTTCAGGATTTTTCAACCTGTGGCGGTCAGCAGCGCTGGGGTGATCGCGGTCGGTGGAGCAGGCCTCGTTGTGAACCTGCTATCAGCCTGGATGCTTCACGGACACGATGATTTGAATGTGAGAGGCGCCTACTATCACGTAATCATGGACGCGCTCAGCTCGCTCGGCGCATTGATCGCAGGAATCCTGATCTATGTGACCGGCTGGCCGGTGTTTGATCCGTTGTTGAGTTTCCTGATCGGCGCTCTCGTGCTTTTCAGCGCATGGTCTCTGATCCGCGACTCTATCAATATCTTAATGGAAGCAGTCCCGAAGCATCTGAATCTAACGCGCATCCGGGAAGAGGTAAAAAGGTTGAATGGTGTTCAGAATATTCATGATTTGCACATCTGGAGCATCGGTTCGAAAGAGCATGCAGTTTCAGCCCATCTGGTGGTCAATCCCGGTTGTGATCCCATTGATGTGCGCACTCGAGTGGAGGATCTTCTTCGCCGCGCTTTCCATTTGGAACACACCACCCTGCAGGTGGAAGTGCAGGAGGATTGCATCGAACCGCACGAATGA
- a CDS encoding protein kinase — MNAISNRRGLSLNIKFFLLTALIIVLLIAVTILFSSRRATALAHETIRSDLKQTLSVFETFQKDRYEKLKIANKIIAQNPYIQAYIQESDSNSILDLAKQTEETIRSDFVLLTDADGIVLARTDKPGATGQNFADVPLVAGALDGEEVNGLMLENQNLYHAIAVPVVTQDIITAALAIGYSINDTLAIQIKEMTHSETGFFIEKDGVSLIASTITSEKEDLTRSLTNAGKPDEPFQFQMGPEKYVGVYRPLKNLDGKMLGRFVAFRSLDRELYGFRQFQKNILIVGLGMMVLAFILSFLGSRRITGPLRNLTDAVNEVKEGNYDVPIETTSRDEVGILAESFRKLLAQLKEKQQLVEYLSQQPTVPGAPTIGPGQVSSKHQTTSPSQSSVSMSSIGPGSVIANRYEVQSILGTGGMGVVLKALDRQLDEVVALKLLKGEVFQQDPVALDRFKQELKLARRITHRNVVRTFDYSELDNYYVISMEYVKGITLKQLIRQRGMLPVRIGLQIGKQICSALDAAHERGVVHRDMKPQNVLLESTGDVKIMDFGIARVADMKGMTSTGTIMGTPDYMSPEQAQGLDMDQRTDVYSTGVVLFEVFTGRLPFSADSALVVLNKHIREAPPKPTSFNPALPPALEQVLLRSLEKDPDQRYQKISLLYEDLEAVSAKISTAQERIA, encoded by the coding sequence ATGAACGCTATTAGTAACAGGCGCGGCCTGAGTCTCAATATAAAATTTTTCCTGCTGACAGCGCTGATCATTGTTCTGCTCATCGCTGTCACCATTCTGTTCAGCTCGCGCAGAGCCACCGCGCTGGCTCATGAGACCATTCGCTCTGATTTGAAACAAACACTCTCCGTGTTTGAAACGTTTCAAAAAGACCGTTACGAAAAGTTAAAGATTGCCAACAAAATCATTGCTCAGAATCCTTACATCCAGGCGTACATTCAAGAATCGGATTCCAATAGCATCCTGGATCTTGCCAAACAAACCGAAGAGACGATCCGAAGCGATTTCGTGCTCCTGACAGACGCGGACGGAATTGTTTTGGCGCGCACTGATAAACCGGGAGCAACCGGCCAGAACTTCGCCGATGTGCCTCTCGTTGCAGGAGCGCTGGATGGGGAAGAAGTCAACGGTTTAATGCTGGAGAACCAGAATCTGTACCATGCAATTGCCGTTCCTGTCGTAACGCAGGACATTATTACTGCAGCTCTTGCTATCGGTTATTCGATCAACGACACGCTCGCTATTCAAATCAAAGAAATGACGCACTCGGAAACCGGTTTCTTCATTGAAAAAGATGGCGTATCGCTTATAGCCAGCACGATCACAAGCGAAAAAGAAGATTTGACCCGATCTCTTACGAATGCCGGTAAACCGGATGAGCCCTTTCAATTTCAAATGGGCCCGGAAAAATACGTGGGAGTTTACAGGCCGCTGAAGAATCTTGACGGCAAGATGCTGGGAAGATTTGTAGCTTTCCGTTCGCTGGATCGCGAGTTGTATGGTTTCCGGCAGTTTCAAAAGAACATTCTGATCGTGGGCCTGGGAATGATGGTTCTGGCTTTCATTTTGAGTTTTCTGGGCTCGCGGCGGATCACCGGTCCGCTTCGCAATTTGACGGATGCGGTGAATGAAGTCAAAGAAGGAAACTACGACGTCCCGATTGAAACAACGTCTCGCGATGAAGTGGGAATTCTTGCTGAGTCCTTTCGAAAGCTGCTGGCTCAGCTTAAAGAGAAACAGCAGCTCGTTGAGTATCTTTCGCAACAGCCGACTGTACCCGGAGCTCCCACGATTGGACCGGGGCAAGTATCTTCGAAACACCAAACAACATCACCATCACAATCCTCCGTTTCCATGAGCTCAATCGGACCCGGCTCGGTGATCGCCAACCGTTATGAAGTGCAATCGATCCTGGGGACCGGAGGAATGGGAGTCGTGTTGAAAGCCCTCGACCGGCAGCTCGATGAAGTGGTCGCCCTGAAACTTCTAAAAGGGGAAGTCTTTCAGCAGGATCCCGTCGCTCTGGACCGTTTCAAACAGGAATTAAAGCTGGCGCGCCGCATCACACACCGCAATGTTGTCCGGACGTTCGATTACAGTGAGCTGGATAATTACTACGTTATTAGTATGGAATATGTAAAAGGGATTACTTTAAAACAGCTGATTCGCCAGCGAGGGATGCTTCCTGTCCGGATCGGACTGCAGATCGGCAAACAGATTTGCAGCGCGCTGGATGCAGCGCACGAGAGGGGAGTCGTTCACCGCGACATGAAACCTCAGAATGTGCTTCTGGAAAGCACGGGAGACGTGAAGATCATGGACTTTGGCATCGCGCGCGTGGCCGATATGAAAGGTATGACCTCCACCGGAACAATCATGGGCACACCCGACTACATGTCCCCGGAACAGGCTCAGGGTCTGGATATGGATCAACGCACAGACGTCTATTCTACCGGAGTGGTTCTATTCGAAGTATTCACTGGAAGGCTTCCCTTTTCCGCTGATTCTGCGCTGGTAGTGTTAAACAAACACATCCGTGAAGCTCCGCCAAAACCCACCAGCTTCAATCCAGCCTTGCCTCCGGCGCTGGAACAAGTGCTCCTACGTTCACTCGAAAAAGATCCGGATCAGCGTTATCAGAAAATCTCACTCTTATATGAAGACCTGGAAGCCGTCTCAGCAAAAATCTCCACCGCGCAAGAACGAATCGCGTAG
- a CDS encoding Smr/MutS family protein, which translates to MEEIPITDVLDLHPFAPRDVKTVVEEYLFQCVEKGFRFVRIIHGKGIGVQREMVRSILAKSDYVESFEEGPNWGSTAVILTAKPPRNKLE; encoded by the coding sequence ATGGAAGAGATTCCGATCACGGATGTTCTTGATCTACATCCGTTTGCTCCGCGGGATGTAAAGACGGTTGTGGAAGAGTATCTGTTCCAGTGCGTTGAGAAAGGATTCCGTTTTGTCCGGATTATTCATGGGAAAGGAATCGGCGTTCAGCGAGAGATGGTCAGGTCTATACTGGCGAAATCCGATTATGTCGAATCTTTTGAAGAAGGACCCAATTGGGGCTCCACCGCAGTCATTTTAACCGCCAAGCCGCCAAGAAACAAATTAGAGTGA
- the queF gene encoding preQ(1) synthase, giving the protein MADYTEDHAKSGIDAALPAIECWPNQYAGYQINITIPEYTAVCPKTGLPDFGTIIIEYEPDKLCLELKSLKNYINSYRTLGIFYENAVNRILRDLVEACQPKRAVVRGEFNVRGGMKSVIEARHPARS; this is encoded by the coding sequence GTGGCAGACTATACAGAAGATCACGCAAAGTCAGGCATTGATGCCGCTCTGCCTGCCATCGAGTGCTGGCCGAACCAGTATGCGGGTTATCAGATCAACATCACCATCCCTGAATACACTGCGGTTTGCCCGAAGACGGGTTTGCCCGATTTCGGAACAATCATCATTGAATATGAACCGGACAAACTTTGTTTGGAATTAAAGTCACTGAAGAACTATATCAATTCTTACCGCACGCTCGGCATCTTCTACGAAAATGCTGTGAACCGCATTTTGCGAGATCTGGTTGAAGCATGCCAGCCGAAGCGGGCCGTGGTCCGCGGCGAGTTTAACGTCCGTGGTGGAATGAAAAGTGTGATTGAAGCGAGGCATCCGGCCCGGAGCTGA
- a CDS encoding PilZ domain-containing protein, translating to MDERIGRRVKLNLPLKIIVLNDDHSAASESNGRLHDLSRGGCAFYHRVNLPVGKRVELRIRLNEPLTKKLKKKELRAHGAVIRSVPEAAGYLLSVRFVRQKTG from the coding sequence ATGGACGAACGCATAGGCAGGCGCGTCAAATTGAATTTGCCTTTGAAAATTATTGTGCTGAACGACGATCACTCTGCGGCGTCTGAAAGCAATGGAAGACTGCATGATCTTTCCAGAGGTGGTTGCGCTTTTTACCATCGAGTGAATTTGCCGGTTGGCAAAAGAGTAGAATTGCGAATCCGTCTGAATGAGCCCCTTACAAAAAAGCTGAAGAAAAAAGAATTGAGAGCGCACGGAGCTGTGATTCGCTCTGTGCCTGAAGCAGCAGGATATTTGTTGTCGGTAAGATTCGTGCGACAGAAAACCGGTTAA
- a CDS encoding glycosyltransferase family 2 protein produces MSLAAVTVHHGNSDLTERLIESLSSCALVHPIIVVLHDSFPLPKRDRVQYLECENRGYAAGLNRAVAHALTEVEPPQLVLALNPDVEVDAAGIEHLFADHSAAGADCTFPVLREKDRLLYGYRFSRWGALQSVKEPEWYSGACLLFSTEAWKKVGGFEESYFHYFEDRDFCLKFREAGLKLHQAKVIVDHQGKSGIDYPASELPRFAVRNHLIALEKSGLLGPVSFLNVAARHFAYLFRWKRGWRGIPKWLRGIEEFLYRS; encoded by the coding sequence ATGAGTCTGGCCGCAGTTACAGTACATCACGGAAATTCAGATCTTACCGAACGGCTGATCGAATCCTTGAGTAGCTGCGCTCTGGTTCATCCTATTATTGTCGTTCTACATGATTCGTTTCCGCTTCCGAAAAGAGACCGCGTGCAATATCTCGAATGTGAAAACCGTGGATATGCGGCAGGACTGAACAGGGCAGTGGCTCATGCACTCACCGAAGTCGAACCGCCCCAACTTGTGCTCGCTTTGAATCCTGATGTGGAAGTGGATGCAGCCGGCATCGAACATTTGTTTGCAGACCATTCTGCTGCTGGCGCTGATTGTACTTTTCCGGTACTCCGGGAAAAAGACCGCCTCCTGTACGGGTATCGTTTTTCACGATGGGGAGCTTTGCAGTCTGTAAAAGAGCCGGAATGGTATTCGGGCGCCTGCCTTCTTTTTTCAACCGAGGCATGGAAGAAAGTGGGCGGCTTTGAGGAAAGCTACTTCCATTATTTCGAGGATCGCGACTTCTGCTTGAAATTCCGGGAGGCAGGCCTAAAATTGCATCAGGCAAAAGTGATTGTGGATCATCAGGGAAAGTCCGGAATCGACTATCCGGCCTCTGAATTGCCGAGATTCGCGGTGCGGAATCATCTGATTGCTCTGGAAAAGAGTGGTTTGCTAGGCCCCGTGAGCTTTTTGAATGTGGCCGCGCGCCATTTTGCTTACTTGTTTCGATGGAAAAGGGGATGGCGCGGAATTCCAAAGTGGCTTCGCGGCATCGAAGAATTTTTATATCGTTCGTAG
- a CDS encoding glycosyltransferase family 4 protein, translating to MRILIGIPFLYPALSYGGAARSAYELSCALHDLGHHVTVMTTDVWDASRRYSPNGCEPPFEVVRVPNLSNKIAYYFQFYTPLGGLKHAERLLAESDILHLHTFRNLLNDLLARTAVKQKKPFVLSGHGTIPRIERFQFIKQIYDLMIGKWQLNNAAGYVAVSGAERKAMRRMKIPSEKIKVIPNGIGEVPISETGNFRKKWGLAPSEKMILFLGKITPRKGVQHLVRAFSRIRDQARLVIAGNDMGYASRIRQLVLELRLQDRVVWTGLLDDQRKFEALSDADITVYPSVNEVFGLVPLESILSGTPVIVCDDDGCGQIIRKTGAGDLVPWGDSSVLSYTISKRLQEGKKADELLQAQEKIRLHFNWHLIAREMTSFYQSCLRHALP from the coding sequence ATGCGGATATTGATCGGAATTCCTTTTCTCTATCCCGCACTGTCTTACGGCGGAGCGGCGCGCTCTGCGTATGAGCTGTCTTGCGCTCTGCATGATCTGGGACATCACGTAACAGTGATGACCACGGACGTGTGGGACGCATCGCGGCGGTACAGTCCGAATGGTTGTGAACCCCCTTTTGAAGTAGTTCGTGTTCCCAATCTTAGCAATAAAATCGCTTATTACTTCCAGTTTTATACTCCTCTGGGAGGTTTGAAGCACGCGGAACGGCTGCTCGCAGAGTCGGATATTCTTCACCTGCACACTTTCCGCAATCTTCTGAATGATCTTCTTGCCCGCACGGCTGTGAAGCAGAAAAAACCATTTGTGCTTAGCGGTCATGGAACGATACCAAGAATTGAGAGGTTTCAATTCATCAAACAGATCTACGATTTAATGATCGGAAAATGGCAACTGAATAATGCGGCCGGCTATGTGGCCGTTTCGGGCGCAGAGCGCAAGGCGATGCGCCGGATGAAGATTCCTTCCGAAAAAATCAAAGTAATTCCCAACGGAATTGGCGAGGTTCCCATTTCTGAAACTGGTAATTTCCGCAAGAAATGGGGGCTTGCGCCTTCAGAGAAGATGATTCTGTTCCTGGGAAAGATCACGCCGCGAAAAGGAGTGCAGCATCTGGTTCGCGCTTTTTCGCGAATTCGTGACCAGGCGAGGCTTGTGATTGCGGGAAATGATATGGGTTATGCTTCCCGGATCAGACAATTGGTTCTGGAACTGCGGCTTCAGGATCGTGTGGTGTGGACCGGATTACTGGATGATCAGCGAAAGTTTGAGGCTTTGTCGGATGCGGACATCACCGTGTATCCTTCGGTCAATGAAGTGTTCGGTCTTGTTCCGCTCGAATCAATTTTGTCCGGAACGCCTGTGATTGTATGTGATGATGACGGCTGCGGACAGATCATCCGTAAGACCGGCGCGGGCGATCTTGTCCCCTGGGGTGATTCTTCTGTCCTCTCTTACACAATCAGCAAACGCCTTCAGGAAGGGAAAAAGGCCGATGAATTGTTGCAGGCGCAGGAAAAAATCCGTTTGCATTTTAACTGGCATCTGATTGCCAGAGAGATGACCAGTTTTTATCAGAGCTGTTTGCGGCACGCTCTCCCATGA
- a CDS encoding DUF2304 domain-containing protein, whose protein sequence is MPANQRIFATVLALLFLIFVIDLARRKKLRVEYSILWSFTAGAIVVLVFWYDLLVWITGFVGAVLPTTTLFIFGLMFLLFVNLHFSVKLSELSEQVKNLAHELALLTVKKGTRETTDEHR, encoded by the coding sequence ATGCCGGCAAATCAACGTATTTTTGCCACTGTTCTTGCGCTGCTCTTTCTCATTTTTGTGATCGATCTGGCGAGGCGCAAAAAGCTTCGAGTTGAATATTCTATTCTCTGGAGTTTCACAGCCGGCGCGATCGTAGTTCTCGTGTTCTGGTATGACTTGCTTGTATGGATTACCGGATTCGTTGGCGCGGTTCTGCCAACCACTACATTATTTATATTTGGTCTCATGTTCTTGTTGTTTGTGAATTTGCATTTTTCGGTAAAGTTGTCCGAATTGTCTGAACAGGTAAAGAACCTCGCGCACGAGCTGGCTCTGTTAACCGTAAAAAAAGGCACAAGAGAAACCACAGATGAACACAGATAA
- a CDS encoding glycosyltransferase family 2 protein, which produces MKIILVLPARNEEENIGRMLDSICALYPQHPVLVVNDASTDGTAAIVQKYPAVSLIQLPFWMGYGGALQTAYKYAYRNGYEAVVQLDADGQHDPSCIQSLLDRIRDTDLVVGSRFLGGTEYKMPVIRRLGCSMLSQIGKRLTGMKITDPTSGFQALNRKALSIAIQDYYPMDYPDLDVLILMHRFRLKVMEIPVIMHPSEGKTGMHEGLQVWYYAFKMILSIFVMMLRKA; this is translated from the coding sequence ATGAAAATCATTCTGGTCCTCCCTGCGCGCAATGAGGAAGAGAACATCGGTCGCATGCTGGACAGTATCTGCGCCCTGTATCCTCAGCATCCGGTTCTTGTTGTCAATGACGCATCCACGGATGGGACTGCGGCGATTGTGCAGAAGTATCCGGCTGTTTCCTTGATTCAGCTACCGTTCTGGATGGGCTATGGAGGAGCGCTGCAAACGGCTTATAAATATGCTTATCGCAATGGATATGAGGCGGTTGTCCAGCTGGATGCGGACGGCCAGCATGATCCGTCATGCATTCAGTCTCTTCTGGATCGTATCCGCGATACGGATCTCGTGGTCGGTTCCCGATTTTTGGGTGGGACCGAATACAAAATGCCGGTGATCCGGCGGTTGGGGTGTTCTATGCTTTCCCAGATTGGAAAGCGGCTCACCGGCATGAAGATTACTGATCCAACTTCCGGTTTCCAGGCTCTGAATCGCAAGGCCCTTAGCATCGCCATCCAGGATTACTATCCGATGGATTATCCGGACCTGGATGTGCTCATTCTGATGCATCGCTTTCGTTTAAAGGTTATGGAGATCCCCGTAATCATGCATCCCTCGGAAGGCAAGACCGGCATGCATGAGGGATTACAAGTCTGGTATTATGCGTTCAAGATGATCCTTTCTATTTTTGTAATGATGCTACGAAAGGCTTGA
- a CDS encoding glycosyltransferase translates to MPSLVSFIVVNWNGFVYLEECLQSLMNQTYAPFEVLVVDNGSTDGSTEILKRFPGIEVIPNDLNRGFGPANNQALLRARGELIAFVNNDAVLEKTWLASIVVPFKNPGTGMCAGKTMSYFQRDIIDNTGHLLYWDGVNRGRGRMQKDEGQFDSIQTALLPSGCACVFRAETLREIGYFDEDFYLYGDDTEIGLRARLAGWECPFVSSAVAYHRYSGSTDQYDPMKFYFVERNRFWVALKYFPAELLILNPVFSAVRWLFHLLALLSHKGVSGEFARRRSRWQLLGLWWKAQVSAWKGLPRFLRKRRELSRKFHWSRRRFYQCFLPHRLSLRELTFTP, encoded by the coding sequence ATGCCTTCGCTGGTGAGCTTCATTGTCGTTAACTGGAATGGATTCGTGTACCTGGAAGAGTGCTTGCAATCCTTGATGAATCAGACTTATGCGCCGTTCGAAGTGCTGGTGGTGGACAACGGCTCAACAGACGGCTCCACAGAGATTTTGAAACGATTTCCCGGGATTGAAGTCATTCCTAATGATTTAAACCGTGGATTCGGCCCCGCCAATAACCAGGCGCTGCTGCGTGCGAGAGGCGAACTGATCGCGTTCGTAAATAATGACGCAGTCCTGGAAAAGACCTGGCTTGCGAGCATAGTTGTGCCTTTTAAAAATCCGGGGACCGGAATGTGCGCAGGGAAAACGATGTCCTATTTCCAGCGAGACATCATCGATAATACAGGTCATCTTCTGTACTGGGATGGAGTCAATCGCGGCCGTGGAAGAATGCAAAAGGATGAAGGGCAATTTGATTCGATTCAAACCGCCCTTTTACCCAGTGGATGCGCCTGCGTATTTCGCGCAGAGACGCTGCGCGAGATCGGATATTTTGACGAAGACTTTTACCTCTATGGTGACGATACTGAAATCGGATTAAGAGCGCGTCTTGCAGGGTGGGAGTGCCCCTTTGTTTCTTCAGCGGTTGCCTATCACAGGTATTCAGGATCCACGGATCAATACGACCCTATGAAATTTTATTTTGTCGAAAGAAACCGTTTCTGGGTGGCCTTGAAATACTTTCCTGCCGAGCTGCTGATTCTCAATCCGGTTTTCAGTGCTGTGCGATGGTTATTTCATCTCCTTGCTTTGCTCTCACACAAAGGAGTTTCCGGAGAATTTGCGCGACGCCGCTCCCGCTGGCAATTGCTCGGACTCTGGTGGAAGGCTCAGGTTTCGGCATGGAAAGGGCTTCCACGATTTTTGCGAAAGAGACGGGAACTGAGCAGAAAATTTCACTGGTCGCGCCGGCGTTTTTATCAGTGCTTCCTTCCACACCGTTTGAGTTTGCGTGAATTAACTTTTACACCTTGA
- a CDS encoding aminotransferase class V-fold PLP-dependent enzyme, producing the protein MQNEFPNANNVCYLNTGSEGLLPLRALRALQETAEMKQKPQMLGDSQYFEMPERCRALVAQMIHCAAEDIALIPSTSYGMSMMAHSLPLNSGDEVVIVEQDFPSNNFAWEPLRERGIKIRTVPFRADTDQTARVLESLIPPARVLSLSVVHFFTGFRYDLKLISETCRQNNIFLIVDAIQAAGTIEMNLQETHVDALCAAAHKWQLSPSGTGFLYVHKDFRSRLTSPVSGWMHNKNATRFQETDMFTYEPASSTRRYELGTAPIILLAAYEQSLQVLLESRISYIEEHNIRLADKMKAFFRELGWKQPVTPIPSPFCSVCPAEQYNATDILRALAEREVFVAVRANHLRMTPHLYNTDQHIDRFCEELKSVIMK; encoded by the coding sequence ATGCAAAACGAATTTCCGAATGCAAACAACGTGTGCTATTTAAATACAGGCTCAGAGGGATTACTGCCCTTGCGTGCCTTGCGAGCATTGCAAGAAACAGCAGAGATGAAGCAAAAACCTCAGATGCTCGGTGATTCTCAATATTTCGAGATGCCCGAACGTTGCCGCGCCCTCGTTGCACAGATGATCCATTGCGCAGCCGAAGATATCGCTTTAATCCCCAGCACAAGTTATGGAATGAGCATGATGGCGCACTCCTTACCGTTGAACTCTGGAGACGAAGTTGTCATCGTGGAACAAGACTTCCCTTCCAATAATTTTGCCTGGGAGCCACTCCGCGAACGCGGGATCAAAATCCGCACAGTTCCTTTTCGAGCGGATACGGATCAAACAGCCCGGGTCCTGGAATCCCTGATACCACCCGCGCGTGTTCTTTCTCTAAGCGTTGTGCATTTTTTCACAGGATTCCGCTACGACCTGAAACTCATTTCTGAAACTTGCCGTCAAAACAATATTTTCTTGATCGTAGATGCAATTCAAGCGGCCGGAACCATTGAAATGAATCTTCAAGAAACGCACGTCGACGCTCTCTGCGCGGCGGCACACAAGTGGCAGCTCTCCCCTTCCGGCACAGGCTTTCTTTACGTCCATAAAGATTTTAGATCGCGCCTAACATCCCCTGTGAGTGGATGGATGCACAACAAGAATGCAACCCGTTTCCAGGAAACGGATATGTTCACCTACGAACCTGCTTCCAGCACGCGGCGCTATGAACTGGGAACCGCCCCGATCATCCTGTTGGCAGCCTATGAACAGAGCCTTCAGGTATTGCTCGAATCACGCATTTCGTACATTGAAGAACACAACATTAGGCTTGCAGACAAAATGAAAGCATTTTTTCGCGAACTGGGATGGAAGCAACCCGTGACACCGATTCCATCGCCATTCTGTTCTGTTTGTCCTGCCGAACAATACAATGCCACCGACATTCTTCGCGCTCTCGCTGAGCGTGAAGTTTTTGTTGCGGTTCGCGCAAATCATCTTAGAATGACTCCCCACCTGTACAATACGGATCAACACATCGACCGCTTCTGCGAAGAGCTCAAGTCTGTTATAATGAAGTAG